In Aeromicrobium sp. A1-2, the DNA window CGTTCGCCCGTGCCGCTTCGATCCAAGGCCTTCCTGCGCTCACCGCCGTCGTCGCGAGCCTCGTCGCCGCCGGCTGACGACGGGCCGCAAGACCGTCGGCCCCGCTCGTTAGGGTAGGGCCGTGCTTCGAATCGCCACGGTCAACGTCAACGGAATCCGCGCCGCCTACAACAAGACCCGGGGCCAGTCCTCGGGTCTGAGCGAGTGGCTCGCGACGCGTGGCGCCGACATCGTGACCCTGCAGGAGGTCCGTGCACCGGACGCCATCGTGCACGAGATCACCGCCGAGGCCGGCTACCACGTCGTGCACGCCGAAGCGGCTGCCAAGGGCCGGGCGGGAGTGGCGGTGCTGAGCCGCGCCGAACCGACCGCCGTTCGCAGTGGCAACGGCGACGGCTACTTCGACGACTCCGGACGCTGGATCGAGTCCGACGTGCCGCTTGCCGATGGGTCGACGCTGACCGTCGTGTCTGCCTACGTCCACTCCGGCGAGGTGGGCACGCCGCGCCAGGACGACAAGTACCGCTTCCTGGAGCAGATGGCGACCCGGCTCACCGAAATCCGCGCGAGTGGCAATCACGGCGTCGTCACCGGCGACCTCAATGTCGGTCACACCGAGCGGGACATCAAGAACTGGAAGGGCAACCGCAAGAAGGCGGGCTTCCTGCCTGAGGAGCGCGCCTATTTCGACCGCTTCTTCGGCGACCTCGGCTGGGTCGATGTGCACCGCGCCGTCGCCGGTGACGTCGACGGACCCTACACCTGGTGGTCGATGCGAGGTCAGGCGTTCGACACCGACACCGGGTGGCGAATCGACTACCAGATCGCCACACCCGAGCTGGCCGCCACGGCCACAACGGCCACGGTGGATCGTGCCGAGAGCTGGGCGGAGCGCTGGTCCGACCACGCTCCCCTCGTCGTCGACTACGCCGTGTGACGCGCTGCGCCTGGTCCGGGATGCCCCACAGAGCTCGCTGAGTCGCGCCGCGGCGGCGCTCTCGGCGCTCGAGCCCCTCGAGGCGTCCGGCCTGGTGTCGCGGTAGGCCGGTCCCGCCGACGGACGCGCGAAGGAGGGGCGCGCACCCCCTGATGCGCACCCCTCCGACTGTGGTTCAGGTCAGTTGAACTTGACCTTCAGCGTTGTCCCCTTCTCCTTCAGGACCCGCACCTTGACACCTGCGGCTGGCAGCTTCACGCCGTGGTTGGGCAGCTCGGCGAACCAGTACTTCTTGGTGTCGTTGAACAGCGGCTGGGCCGCCTGACCGCGGACGTAGCTCGCGACACCATTGGTGTGCAGCGTCATCGAGTCGGCCTTGTGCTTCGAGAACGGCGCGTCGTACATCTGGATCCGTGCGCGCCACGGTGCACCCGTCGCAATGTTGATGATCGGCGTCGGGTTGGCGTCGATCGGCAGGTTGCGACCCGATCCCGGGTGCTGAGACGTGTTGTTGTCCAGCACCGAGGTGTCCCAGTAGGAGATCAGTAGGCCGTGACCGTACTTGTAGTGCTCGACGAAGTCCGGCTTGGTGTTGGTGAAACCGAAGTTGTACGGGCCGGTCAGCAAGTACTTGTCGTAGGACACGTAGGAGCGGTGACCCATGACGTAGTAGTTGTCATACAGCTGCGTCG includes these proteins:
- a CDS encoding exodeoxyribonuclease III; the encoded protein is MLRIATVNVNGIRAAYNKTRGQSSGLSEWLATRGADIVTLQEVRAPDAIVHEITAEAGYHVVHAEAAAKGRAGVAVLSRAEPTAVRSGNGDGYFDDSGRWIESDVPLADGSTLTVVSAYVHSGEVGTPRQDDKYRFLEQMATRLTEIRASGNHGVVTGDLNVGHTERDIKNWKGNRKKAGFLPEERAYFDRFFGDLGWVDVHRAVAGDVDGPYTWWSMRGQAFDTDTGWRIDYQIATPELAATATTATVDRAESWAERWSDHAPLVVDYAV